The segment GGAAAACCACCGGGAACGGCACCGGTGGGCCGAATACCAGCTGGGTGACGCGCACCCGTGCCGAGGGGAATTCGCCGGCGGCGATGCGCGCCTGCATGCGCTCGCGGAGGGCGTCGCGGGCCTTGGAGTCGGCGGTCTGCACGATGAGCTTGGCGAAGGCCGGGTCCGGCAGTTCGGGGTTCAGGGACAGGAAGAAGCGCGGTGCGCCGCCGCCCACATAGGCGTCCACCAGTTTGGTCTGGGGTTCTTCCAACAGGGCTCTTTCCACCTGTGCGACCACGGATTCGGTGGCCTTGAAGGCGCTGCCCGGCGGCATGTAGACCTCCACCAGCAGTTCGGAACGATCGGAGTTGGGGAAGAACTGCTTCTTCACGATGCCCATGCCCAGGCCGCTGGCGATGAAGGCTGTAACCACCAGGGCAGTGACGGTCTTGCGGTGGTTCACGCACCAGGTGACCAGGGCGCGCAGGCGCTGGTAGAGGCGGGTGGCGTAGAGCGCTTCATGGCCACCGGCGACGGGTTGGATCTTCGGCAGCAGCTTGACCCCCAGGTAGGGGGTGAAGAACACCGCCACCAGCCAGGACGCGAGGAGGGCGAAGCCGACGATCCAGAAGATGTTGCCGGCGTACTCGCCCGCGCCGGACTTGGCGAAGCCCACCGGCAGGAAGCCGATTACGGTCACCAGGGTGCCGGTGAGCATGGGCGCGGCGGTGGATGTCCAGGCGAAGGTGGCGGCCTGGATGCGGTCGAGGCCTTCCTCCAGCTTCACCACCATCATTTCGATGGCGATGATGGCATCGTCCACCAGCAGGCCCAGGGAAAGGATCAGCGCGCCGAGGGTGATGCGGTCGAACTCGCGCCCGGTCATCAGCATGATCACGAAGACGATGGACAGGGTCAGCGGCACGGCGGCGGCCACCACCAGGCCGACGCGGAAGCCCAGGGCCAGCAGGCTGATCAGCATCACCACGCCGAGGGCGACGAAGAACTTGAGCATGAACTCGTTCACCGCGATGCGGATCTTCTCGGCCTGGTCGGAGACCTTGTCGAACGTCACGCCCAGGGGCAGTCCGGCGTGGATGCGGTCTTCCTCGGCCTGCAGGGACTTGTCCAGTTCAAGGCCGTTGAAGTGCGGTTCCATGATCACGCCGAGCATCAGCGCCGGTTCGCCCTGGTGGCGGATGCGGTAGCTCGGCGGGTCCTCGTAGCCGCGCTTGACCGTGGCCACATCGGCGATGCGCAGCAGTTTGCCGCCCGCGTTGATCGGCACATTCTCGATCAGCTTCAGGCTGTCGAAGGCGCCATCCAGGCGGATGTAGGCGCGTGGGCCGCTGGTTTCGACGAAGCCGGCCGGCGCCACGCCGTTCTGCTTGCCCAGGGCTTCGAAGATCTGCTCGGGTTTCAGGCCGAGGGTGGCCAGGCGCTGGTAGGAGAACTCGACGAAGATGCGCTGGGCCTGTTCACCGAGGATGTTGACCTTCTTCACGCCGGGCAGGTTGAGCAGGCCCTGGCGCAGGTCTTCGGCCATCTGCACCAGTTGGCGGTGCGGCAGCTGTTGGGCCTCCAGCGCGTAAAGGGCGAAGTAGACGTCCGAGTATTCGTCGTTGAAGAAGGGGCCGACCACGCCTTGCGGCAGGCGCTTGGCCTCGTCTGAGAGCTTCTTGCGCGTCTGGTAGAAGAGTTCCTGGATGTCGCCGGGGCGGGTGGAGTCCATGTACTGCAGCTTCATCGAGACGAAGCCCGGTTGGGCGATGGTTTCCACCCGGTCGTAGAAGTCCAGTTCCTGCAGGCGTTTCTCCAGACGGTCCGCCACCTGTTCCTGCATCTCCCGCGCGGTAGCGCCCGGCCAGGCGGCGGTAATGGTCATGGTCTTGACCGTGAAGGACGGGTCTTCGGCACGGCCCAGCTTGTTGAAGGCGATGGCGCCGGCGACCAGCGTGGCGATGATCAGGAACAGGGTCACCGCCCGATTGCGCACCGCGAAGGCGGAAAGGTTGAAGCGGCTCATCTCAGTGCTCCAGGGCCAGCGACGGCGCCGGCAGTTCACGCACGCTGTCACCGGGGTTCAGCAGGTGGGCGCCGAGGGCGACGATGCGTTCGCCGGGCTGCACGCCACCTTCCAGAACTGCCTCTTCCTGCTCCAGTCGCACCACGCGTACCGCGCGCAGCTCCACTTTGCCGTCGGTCCGGATGACCCAGACGCCGGTGCCCTGGCCCTTGTCGTGCAACGCGCCAAGCGGCACGCGCACCAGTTGCTGGTGGGCGGCGCCATCCAGTTGCAGGGTGACGGTGGAACCGATGGCCAGGGCAGCGGAGTCGCCGCCCAGGGTGTAGCGCGCGCGGAAGGTGCGGGTGGTGGCATCCGCGGCGGCGGAGAGTTCGCGCAGGGTGGCCGGCACCGCGTCGGCCGAGGCGCCGTAGGGATAGGCGCGGGCCGGGTGGTTGGCCAGGGCGCGCTGGGTTTCCGGGATGTCGATCACCGCCTCGCGGGCGCCGTCATGGGCCAGGCTGGCGACGATCTGGCCTTCGGCGACCACCTGGCCGCGGTCCACCCGCACATCGGTGATCACGCCGTCGGCGTCGGCCTGGAGCGTGGAGTAGGTGCGGCGATTTTCCACCTGGGCGGCTTCCGACGTCGCGGCGGCCTGTTCGGCCTGGGCCACCCGCAGGCGGGTGTTGGCCTGATCGTAGATTTGGCGAGACACGGCGCCGGTACCCGACAGGCGACGATAGCGGGCTTCGTCGTCGCGTGCCTGGCGCAGTTCAGCCTCGGCGGCGGTGACGCGATTGCGCGCGGCGCGCAGGGCCAGTTCGAAGTCGGTGTTGTCCAGTACCAGCAGAACGTCGCCACGCTTGACCCGGGTGCCTGGGTCCACCTTGCGGGCGATGACCTTGCCGCCGACGCGAAAGCCCAGGTCGCTGGCGGTGCGCGCAGCCACCACGCCGGTGTAGAGCGCGTCCTGCTGGGATGCCGCCTGCACGTCCGTTGCGAGTACCGCCCGTGGCTGGGGTGCGCTGACCGAGGTGTCGGCCTGGCTGTTGCAGCCGCTCAAGGCCACCAGGGCAACAGGAATCAGGGCGAGAAGGGCAAGATGCGGACGATTCATGGAGCGATCCTCGGGTAGGGCGGCGACGGGGCGGAGTACCGCAGGTCGAAAATATGATATGCATAATCTAATTTCGTGTATATATGTCACTCGTCATTTAATTCGTCAGCCCGAGGGCGAAACGACCAACGGAGGTGCGTGCGATGAACCATGAACAACAAGCCGTGCAACGCGATGCGGGTTGCGACGTCCTGTCTGCCGCCAGCAATGACGACTGGCAAGCACTGGAATGGCAGCTGATGGCCCTGGCGCTGGAAGCCGAAGAAGAAGGAGTCCGTTCATGAACCCGTCGCGCCTGCTGTTGGTGATCCTCATGGTGCTGACCGCTCTTGGGGAAATCTCCACCCAACTGCTTATTCCCGCCCTCGGCAGGATCGAGCAGGGTCTGGGCGCGGTTCATGGCACCAGCCTTGCCGCGCTGTCCGGCTTCGTCGCCGCCTTCGGTATCGGGCAACTGCTGATGGGGCCGCTGTCCGACCGGGTCGGCCGCCGGCCGGTGCTGATTGGCGGTCTCACCCTCTATCTGGCCGCCACCGCCTGGATGCTCGTGGCCGACGACATGACCGGCTTCATCATCGGGCGCGTCGCCCAGGGCCTCGGCGCCTGCGCCGCGCTGGTGCTGGCGCGGGCCATCGTTCGCGATGTGTGGAAGGCCCAGGCCGCGCCGGCCCTGGCGCTGACCGTGATCGGCATGCTCAGCGCCATCGCCCTGGCGCCGATGATGGGCGGCCTGCTGACCCAGTGGGGCGGCTGGCACGCGCCCGTGCTGGCTTCGTTGACCATCGGCAGCGTCGCACTGTTGGCGGTGCTGGCTTTCTATCGTGAATCCAATCCCAGCCTCGACCCCAAGGCCGGCCATCCAGCGACCCTGGCGCGGGATTACTTCGACCTGCTCAGGCAGCGCTCCAGCCGCGCACTGGCCCTGACCCTCGCGGGCACCTACGGGGCGATGTTCGCTGTGGTGGCTGGCTCATCGGCTGTCTATATCGGCTTGCTGGGGCTGAACTCGGCGCAGTACGGCATGGTGTTCGGCGCCACCATCTCCGGCCTGATCGCCGGGGCGCTGTTCACCCAGCGCAAGATCATGCAACTGGGGCCGCAGCGCATCGTCGGCATTGGCATCAGCCTGGTGGCGACCGGCGCCACCCTCGCCGTGCTGGTGCATGCCACCCTCGGGCTGTCGGTGCTGGGGATTTCCCTGCCACAGGTGCTGGTCACCCTGGGCGGCGGCATGCTGATCCCGGCGTCGGTGGCTGGCGTGGTCATGCCCAATGCCCACCGTGCGGGGCTGGCAGCCGGTCTGATGGGCTTTTCGCAGATGCTCGGCGCCACCTGCAGCGGCCTGCTGCTGGGAGCCCTGCAGGATGGCACTGCCTGGCCGATGATCGGTCTGCAGGGCGTATTTGCCCTTAGCGCGTTCAGCCTGTTCAACCTGATGACCCGCAAGGCCCGGAGCGCTGCGGTTTCAACGGCGGGGTAGGGGGCGGAAACGCCTGCAGCGACGACGCGAAGCGGACGCAACCGGGAGGAGATGGCCAATTGCACCTTCCCAAAGAAGGCCGCCGAAGCTTCGCGATCACTCGCGGATGGGGAAGGTGCTGCGACGGCCAGAGGCCCTTCTCTTCGGGGCCTTGATGAAAGTCTAGTTCGTGGGGCCGCGGGACGAATGACGTGCTGCCCGATCCGGTCCCTTGCTCGATGGGATACGGCGGGCGATCAGCTGTACAGCCAGCGCTGAAGTTCCTCCAGGTTGGCCGCCACTATCTGCTGGGCCGCGGCCTTGGCCTGCACCTTGTTCTGGTCGATCTGATAGCGCTGCAGCACGTACTGCACCAGGGCGCCACGGGTATCCAGCACCAGACGGCCATCCTGCATGCCGTAGTCGACTTCGATCAGTGCCTTCTGCGTCGGCTTGAGGCGCGGGTCGGGTTCGATGACCACCTGGACCCGGGTGTTCCAGCCCTCGTCCTGTTCACGGCCGAAGTCCGAGGTATCCAGCAGCTCCGGCACGCCGCGCAGGCGGCTGAGAACGAAGTCGCGGTAGGCGCGGTTCTTCTCGCAATAGGCGCGCACGTGCCAGCGCATGCCGGTGTAGATCAGCGTATGCGGGGCGATCAGGCGGATCTCCGGGGCCGGGTTGGCCAGGGAGACGTACTCGGTTTCCAGGCGCAGCCCCTCGCGGCAGGCGCGCAGCAGCGGGCGCAGCACTTCCGGGCGCACCGAGCGGTCCGGCACCTTGAGCACTTCGGTGTGGGCATAGGCCAGGGCCAGGCCGTCGATATGCGGGGCGCGTTCGTGGTTCTGGTTGAGCAGGTGGAGATAGGCATCGGCGCTGTCGTCGATGAACAGCGGGCGGAACTGCTTGCTGGGGACGTAGCCCTTCAGGTGCTTGTCATATGTCAGGTTCCTGGGTGCATGTTCGCCGATGTAGGTGTTGATGTCCTTGGATGCCTGCTGGCGGCTGATGCCGAAACTCTGCATCAGGTGATTGGTGGTCAGGCGCCCTTCCCACCAGGCCACGGTCTCGATCACGCGGTAGCGCAGGGCCAGGTCCCAGCGCACGTGTTCGATCGACTGCTTGCGTTTCATGGCGTGCCTCCATCCGTGCCAATTGTTTACCTGTACACATCTACATTCTAGACCTGTCGTCTGACGCTACATATGTTTGCGGCGTCGGGCAAGACTGCCCATTCTGGAGTGGGGAATGAGTGCCATGGAACTGACCTGGGCCTTGCTCGGCGGTGCGATCCTGCTGATTGCGTTGCTGATGCTGGCCCTGTTCTGGCAGGAGCTGCGGGTGCGCTACTGCCAGGAGGCGCTGGCCGACATGGGGCGCCGATTGCAGGAACTGCAGGCTGCCAACGATACACTGCGCCTGGAGAACCGACGCTTGCAGGGTGCTGGCCAGCATCTGGCCCGGCCGGCCGGGACGGCGCGATAGCTGCGCCGGCTGCGGCAGCTGCGCCAGCGCTGGAAGCTGGACCAGCCGCTGCGCTGACCGGCGCGGGATCACCGTTGCGCGAAGCTCTGCCGGTGGGAGCGACTGCAGTCTCGATGGGAGGCCAGCCCTACTGCTGGCCTGCTGCCGACAGGCGCTGGTTTCCGCCACTCATCACCGTCGGCTTGAGCGCCCGCGCCACCTCGCCCTGGATCTTGTAGGCCGGGGCTTCCACCGCGTTGTAGTCGCGGGTGTAGCGCTTGGCGAAGTCCGCCACGCCCCATTCCAGGTATTGCTTCACGTGGTGCAGTTCGTGGGCCCAGAGGGCGACGTTGTTCTGCGCATCGTCTTCAGTGCGGAAGACGATCACGTCCACCAGGGTCACGGCCTCCACGTCGGGGTTCTGCATCAGGGTATTGGCGGCATTCGCTTGCTGGTCGACGCCCACCTTGTAGCGCGCCGTGTCCAGCACCTGCAGGTCGTAATACGGCTCCAGTTGCGCACGGATATGCAGTGGAATGGGATGCAGCAGGGTATCGGGCATGTTGTTGCGCGACTCCACGATCCACTGTTGCAGGCTGGTGGCGGCCACCTGGTTGACGCCCTCCAGCAGTGGCGCCATGTCTCCCGGGCTTCCCGGCGCGCAGAAGCAGGTCACCACGCAGACCTCCGATTGCCCGGCGGGGCAGGCGAGGGCGGCGGTGGAAGCGAAGGACAGGGCGAGAATGGTGGGGCGAAGTAGCGTACGAGGGGATACAGCGAACAAGGGGCCTCCCGGAGGCGCGGACTGCGCGCGCCATTATGGACAGCGGCGGCGGGGATTGGTTGCGCAACTCCCCGCCGGCCGTCGGCCGGGAACCGGCTCAGTCTTCGTCGTTCAGGTCGCTGACCTTGCGCAGGTCCGGCAGCAGGCAGACCGCGAGGGCCACGCCGCACATGATCGACACGTGGATATAAGAGTATTCCTCCACGCCCAGGCTCTTCAGGCCCAGGGCCACGTCCTGCGCAGAGCCGCCCTGGATGGCTCTGCCCACCGCGTAGGACAGACCGACGCCGAGGCCACGGATCTCCGGCGGGAACATTTCCGCCTTGACCAGCCCGCTGATGGAGGGGGCCAGGCTGACGATGGCCAGCGCGAGGATGATCAGCCCGAAGGCGGCAAACGGGGCTGCTGACGGCCTTCAACGCGGACAGGATCGGCAGGTGCAGAGCATGCCCAGGGCGCCGAAACAGAGCACCGAGGTCTTGCGCCCGATGCGGTCGGACATGGCGCCGAACAACGGCTGCAGGCACATGTACACGAACAGGGCTACGAGACCTTCGCCGCGATCTTCCAGCGCTGGCTGCCGGAGTCCGGCCTTCAGGCCGCCGACGCGCCGGAGTTCGAGCGCTATAGCGCCGATTTCGGCCCCATGACCGGCACCGGCCGGGTGGATATCCGGGGCCGTTGAAGGACTGAAAAGGGGGAAGACTGGCGACGCCCTGCCGGCCTACACTGGACGGCATTTTCGTCAGGCCCATTGCCCATCTATGCGGAACACGCAGGTATCTAGTCGTTGCCGAGCGTTGTGGATGGCCGCGTTGCTGTTTACCAGCGCGTGGCTGCCGCTCGGTCATGCCAGTCAGCCGGCGGAGTATCGCGTCGGGGTGGAGCAGGTGGACTACTACCCGATCTTCTCCGCCGCGCCGCCGGACTACCGATATCGTGGCTACGCCCGCGATCTGCTGGACCTCTTCGCCGAGCGGGAGCACCTGCACTTCACCTATGTGACGCTGCCCGTGCGGCGCCTGTTCCATGCCTACTGGTCGGGCCAACTCGATCTGGTTTTCCCCGACAACCCGCGCTGGGACGCTGCGCAGAAGCCGGCCGGCATCACTTATTCACAACCGGTGCTGCAGTTCCAGGATGTCATGCTGGTGCTGCCGGAGCGCAAGGGAGATCCGCGCGAGACGTTTCGCCTGCTGGGGTTCGTTCGCGGATTCACGCCGTGGAAATTCCGGGACGACATCGCCGCAGGACGGGTGACCATCAAGGAAGCGCCCAACCCCGAAGGCTTGATCCACATGGTACTGGCCGGCTACATCGATGCCGCCAACATGGCGCGGCAGGTGGCGCGCTTCCACCTCAAGAACCAGGGGCACGAGCAGGGCCTGGTGGTGGAGCCCGCCCTGCTGCCCATCAGCGACAGCTACTACCACCTCTCCAGCATCCGCCACCCGGAGCTGATCCAGCGCTTCAACGCCTTCCTGCAACGGGAAC is part of the Pseudomonas lalkuanensis genome and harbors:
- a CDS encoding efflux RND transporter permease subunit; amino-acid sequence: MSRFNLSAFAVRNRAVTLFLIIATLVAGAIAFNKLGRAEDPSFTVKTMTITAAWPGATAREMQEQVADRLEKRLQELDFYDRVETIAQPGFVSMKLQYMDSTRPGDIQELFYQTRKKLSDEAKRLPQGVVGPFFNDEYSDVYFALYALEAQQLPHRQLVQMAEDLRQGLLNLPGVKKVNILGEQAQRIFVEFSYQRLATLGLKPEQIFEALGKQNGVAPAGFVETSGPRAYIRLDGAFDSLKLIENVPINAGGKLLRIADVATVKRGYEDPPSYRIRHQGEPALMLGVIMEPHFNGLELDKSLQAEEDRIHAGLPLGVTFDKVSDQAEKIRIAVNEFMLKFFVALGVVMLISLLALGFRVGLVVAAAVPLTLSIVFVIMLMTGREFDRITLGALILSLGLLVDDAIIAIEMMVVKLEEGLDRIQAATFAWTSTAAPMLTGTLVTVIGFLPVGFAKSGAGEYAGNIFWIVGFALLASWLVAVFFTPYLGVKLLPKIQPVAGGHEALYATRLYQRLRALVTWCVNHRKTVTALVVTAFIASGLGMGIVKKQFFPNSDRSELLVEVYMPPGSAFKATESVVAQVERALLEEPQTKLVDAYVGGGAPRFFLSLNPELPDPAFAKLIVQTADSKARDALRERMQARIAAGEFPSARVRVTQLVFGPPVPFPVVFRVSGPHLDPLRQISEEVRQVVAANPMTRDTFVDWGERSSSYRLVLDQDRLRLLGFTPNEVKSQLNALLTGNPVTEVREGTRTVAVTVRAQNTQRENLGGIEGLTITNAAGVSVPLEQVGRFQPLMEEPILKRRDRELTFEVRADIIKGTQPPDVEKAVYADLQPLIARLPAGYKVTIGGPVEESAKANKALAVLFPVMILLTLVVIMFQVRSFSRMFMVFATAPLGLIGAMPALLLFNQPFGFNAILALIGIGGILMRNTLIFTDQIDQELTHGRPLREAIIEATVRRARPVLLTALAAALAFIPLTFSVFWSSLAYVLIGGVLVGTVLTLLFLPALCALVLRSVAANSFAKGNVVAL
- a CDS encoding efflux RND transporter periplasmic adaptor subunit — encoded protein: MNRPHLALLALIPVALVALSGCNSQADTSVSAPQPRAVLATDVQAASQQDALYTGVVAARTASDLGFRVGGKVIARKVDPGTRVKRGDVLLVLDNTDFELALRAARNRVTAAEAELRQARDDEARYRRLSGTGAVSRQIYDQANTRLRVAQAEQAAATSEAAQVENRRTYSTLQADADGVITDVRVDRGQVVAEGQIVASLAHDGAREAVIDIPETQRALANHPARAYPYGASADAVPATLRELSAAADATTRTFRARYTLGGDSAALAIGSTVTLQLDGAAHQQLVRVPLGALHDKGQGTGVWVIRTDGKVELRAVRVVRLEQEEAVLEGGVQPGERIVALGAHLLNPGDSVRELPAPSLALEH
- a CDS encoding multidrug effflux MFS transporter, with product MNPSRLLLVILMVLTALGEISTQLLIPALGRIEQGLGAVHGTSLAALSGFVAAFGIGQLLMGPLSDRVGRRPVLIGGLTLYLAATAWMLVADDMTGFIIGRVAQGLGACAALVLARAIVRDVWKAQAAPALALTVIGMLSAIALAPMMGGLLTQWGGWHAPVLASLTIGSVALLAVLAFYRESNPSLDPKAGHPATLARDYFDLLRQRSSRALALTLAGTYGAMFAVVAGSSAVYIGLLGLNSAQYGMVFGATISGLIAGALFTQRKIMQLGPQRIVGIGISLVATGATLAVLVHATLGLSVLGISLPQVLVTLGGGMLIPASVAGVVMPNAHRAGLAAGLMGFSQMLGATCSGLLLGALQDGTAWPMIGLQGVFALSAFSLFNLMTRKARSAAVSTAG
- a CDS encoding WYL domain-containing protein; the protein is MKRKQSIEHVRWDLALRYRVIETVAWWEGRLTTNHLMQSFGISRQQASKDINTYIGEHAPRNLTYDKHLKGYVPSKQFRPLFIDDSADAYLHLLNQNHERAPHIDGLALAYAHTEVLKVPDRSVRPEVLRPLLRACREGLRLETEYVSLANPAPEIRLIAPHTLIYTGMRWHVRAYCEKNRAYRDFVLSRLRGVPELLDTSDFGREQDEGWNTRVQVVIEPDPRLKPTQKALIEVDYGMQDGRLVLDTRGALVQYVLQRYQIDQNKVQAKAAAQQIVAANLEELQRWLYS
- a CDS encoding eCIS core domain-containing protein translates to MFAVSPRTLLRPTILALSFASTAALACPAGQSEVCVVTCFCAPGSPGDMAPLLEGVNQVAATSLQQWIVESRNNMPDTLLHPIPLHIRAQLEPYYDLQVLDTARYKVGVDQQANAANTLMQNPDVEAVTLVDVIVFRTEDDAQNNVALWAHELHHVKQYLEWGVADFAKRYTRDYNAVEAPAYKIQGEVARALKPTVMSGGNQRLSAAGQQ
- a CDS encoding substrate-binding periplasmic protein — encoded protein: MAALLFTSAWLPLGHASQPAEYRVGVEQVDYYPIFSAAPPDYRYRGYARDLLDLFAEREHLHFTYVTLPVRRLFHAYWSGQLDLVFPDNPRWDAAQKPAGITYSQPVLQFQDVMLVLPERKGDPRETFRLLGFVRGFTPWKFRDDIAAGRVTIKEAPNPEGLIHMVLAGYIDAANMARQVARFHLKNQGHEQGLVVEPALLPISDSYYHLSSIRHPELIQRFNAFLQREQAAVEALKAKYEL